Genomic window (Vanessa tameamea isolate UH-Manoa-2023 chromosome 3, ilVanTame1 primary haplotype, whole genome shotgun sequence):
TCGCATTTTGAGAGGGAAAATGTATGGCCAAGATGTAAACGTCCATTCATATATGGATAAGGAAAGGTGCACATAAACTTTTCATAATGCTTTCCATCATCCGGTGCTTCCATTTCGAAGATTTTTTCCCGATCCCATCGTTCTTGCACTTTTTTTTCGATTTCTTGAAGATACTCAACCTTAAATGTTCCTTTACGATCTAAATTAGTCtgcgaataaaaaattaaaatatatgttattattaattattgtataatgtgataacttaaataaattttacatattttatgagaaaatatgtatacaatatgcTTACAAAAAACCTGTATAAcctatatgttaaatatttcacttaataTGAAAATAGCAATAAGATGTTGCAAAAGAAAAGTATTTaccattgtaaattaaatttcaaattaaatcgatgaagttactttaatatttcaagATCGGCTCTGTAAAAAGACACGTTTAAAACTATTGAAACGTCACTCGTAAATTCCTTCGAAAGTTGACTAACACTGACAGACACTGACAAATGACACTGCCAGAGCAATGACAGCAAAGTCTGACTACCAACTCACAGATCAATTATACTCGAATTGTATTAAGTTGGCCGGTGTGATCATTTTTTGTCAATACCAGGAAGCCGATGCTTACCGGAGCTGTCACAAATAGCCAGTGTTTTCCACCCATGGTAGCTGTGTTTTGTATACCCTGCTCTTCAACAAATACTGGTCCTCTTTTCCCTGCGCGTGTCCTAATTGTTCACATATATCTTTCTCATATTCCTCACACTTCCCCATGTCTTCTTAGGTCGTTCTCCTCCCCTCCCTCCCTCACACTCATGCTCGTCATTCTTTTGGTTACGTGTGTCTCCTCTCTAAGCTCACATGTCCATACCAACTCAAACGGTTTCTTTTATTGGCGCTTCTTTCAAGCTTCCTCTTATGTCGGTATCCTGGGGTCACAGGTTGCTGTGGCTTGTCACCATTTCACCCAGCCTGAATAGGTTCGATATGTAAATATCTGCACTCCACAGGTACTCTCGCTAAGGTTATAGGTACCAGACTGGAGAGACCTTCGAAATCACAGAACATGTATTCGGTTTTGGTTCATTACGCTAACACTTATTCATCGCTACTTACGCTAAGTTTAGCGTAATAAGTACGTGTCCTATGAGATATATCTTAATATGCTAACACAACCGAAAACAAAATTGTTGGTCcagtataattatataggtagatagataaagtaaataaatatatatttattcaaatattgtttgaatataccaaaataagtatatataaatactacccTCAATACCCAATATGCGTgcgtaaagtttaatttataaagttggCACTGCATATTAAGTATCCAACattagaaaatatacatataaatgtcaACAAATTGGCGCCATTCGTAGCATTGTCTGTCATTGTCATAGCCGGAAATTCGTTCGCTATCGCCACCTCTCTTCGAAGACGCGCTAAGTCGCCGGTGCCGGTTAAATTActtgttacaaattaaaaatataaatagtgtaATTTAGTGCAAACAACAGTGAAAATGGCTCCACGTACAGTTAAAGCTAAGGTAAATTCTATTTCTTTAGAGGTcttgtatgatatttttaaaaacaaattggtAGGCATTGTTATCAACAGACATTTATACTTTCACATTCGTATTAAACTGTATGCCAATAAAAAGGTACATTTGATCACATTACAATAGTAAATTAGTTTTGGAAACAACTAAagaattttcgtatttatagagcaaaattatatttttgcaaatttgtATAAACACCGCGTGTTTCTGTAACGATTTTTCTATTCTTAAACTTTAAACCTCCATCCTTCCTTTGttccttaaatttttattttgggaTATTATTCTGTCTTCTAATTCGAATCGGAattttcgaattaattattagttttgttGACAAATTAATTTTGAGAAAAAATTGAACActaccatttttattttgtaatcaatggttatttttgttatacgttgttatatgaaatattttaaaattatgttttatttacatattcatatgtattttttaatttataactaacaCTTTGCCTATATGTAatagcatatttattataatataacatacatttttaaattctgATGTAAATTTGAAggttaactataattatatttttagttttctcAATATGGTGAACATTggttaataaaagtaacaaataattttgccTAATGCCTATTctcaaataagtttattttacagaaaaatgCTGATGTTAAGGTGTCAGAAATTGATGCACCAAAAAAGGGACGGGGGAAAGCTAAAATTGTAGAACCTGATCTAGACTCATTAGAAATTGTAGAGGAAAAAGTTTCAGTTTCAGAAAAAAAGAACAAACATGCTAAAAATACTGCTAGTGATTATCATGAGGAAGAAACAAGTGCTACTAACAAAGAAGACAAAGCCCCACCTGCAAAGAAAGGGAGAAAGAAGAATGTTGAGGAACCTAATTCAGATTCAAACACATTTAATGGTGATAGTTCTGCAGAAGAAGATTCAGCAACGACAATTGACACTCAGAGTGAAGAGCAAAGTGAATCAAATGGACATATTGAAGATGTTCCAGTACCTTCTACAAAAGGTCGTaaaaaaccttcaaaaaaagaattaGGTGAAGTAAAGCCAAAAGTAAGTGCAAGATCCAAGAAAAATACTAAACAAGAAACTGTCGACAATAACAAAGAggaaataattgaagaaaagCCTAAAGGGAGAGGTAGAAGTCGAAAAGCACCACCAAAACCAGAGCCTGATCAGGAAGACGATGATGAAGAGGAGGCAAAGATTGAACCACCTACAATCAAAGGTAAGAAGAAAGGTCAGCAAAAAGCAATACAGGAAAAATCTTCTGATATCAAAAAAGTTACAGAAACCAAAGATGTAGAGAATGAAAATGAAGATTCTAATGAGGAAGAAAAAGATGTTGAAGAAGAGAAAATCGAGGATCCAAAAAAGAAAGGACGTAAAAATGTAGGAAAAAAGGGGCAAACTAAAGTGGAATCAGAAGACAATGATGAAGAAATCAAAGAAGTACCATCTAGCAAAAAGAAGAAAGGTGCTAAAAAAGAGGAAAAATCAAaaggtattaaattaaataactcaatgaaatatcaaatttaaagtgTCAACACTTTTGTCATATAATCAATAAGATGTGTCATTTCCCTCTACCGGGAATATGAATtggcttttgttgcttcactataatgttcaaCATGttctgttttgttttaatatctgAGTTTAAATTAAGATCTGTCATAATTGCAAAggtaatttatgtatttagcttgttgattaaatatatatttcaggtGATTTAAAGGATGACTCTGAAAAGGACGAAGGTGTAACTGAAACAAAGCCAAAAAGCAAACGGGGTCAGAAGAAGGTAGTCGAGAAATCAGTAGACACGGAAGAAGTACAAGACACCGGTGAACCGACAACTAAGCGTCGGCGAAAGGCTGATGATAAGGGTAACTAattgttgattttataattattaatgtcattGACAATTGTTTCGTATTAGTATGAATAAGtgtgtttctttattattattaaataaacagtttccaaaatatttgtttaattatttttctatacctttataatttatatgcttGTAGAGGCTTCTTAAATAACTGGTATAGGTAATGTGGCCACTCTTTAAGTCAATTTATATACTAACAAGgtaaaggtaattttttttaatgaatgtacTTTTGTGGCTTAAAATAAAGATCCTAGTTTGAaaagcaataattattttacattatttaataagtttagctgataatataaattaaaacatatggtTTTTAAGTGCAGAGATTTTAATGGTAAACTTTAGAAACTACAAGCatggatataaaaattaaaggaaGTATTATCTTATGGcaggatttaaaaaaagcttgtttattttgcttattttcaagatttatttGTGCTGGTAATAAAGATTccttaattatttgtttgatatacatactaacaaaagaaaaatttcaGCAGTCCTTTATCTATAAAGTTGatccaataaataatatcacaatgaaaattatattggtAAATGGTAAGCATTTGCAAAAGCATGAcacttaaaaattacattacaaataaacttattttcagCCACTGAAGATACTAAAAAGAAGCCAGCTAAATCAGCAACAGATTATCaatcaatagatttttctaATCATTCAAAGAACTCGCAGGGTAAAGAATGGAATTTTAAAATAGCGAGTTGGAATGTAGATGGGATCAGAGCATGGATGGGGAAGGATGGATTGGagtatttaaaatacgaaaagCCTGACATATTGTGCTTACAAGAAGTAAAATGTTCTCAAGAAAAACTGCCTGAGGAGATTAAAAATGTTCCTGGCTATCATGCATACTGGTTGTGCAGTGACAAGGATGGCTATGCTGGTGTAGGAATTTATACAACCAAATTGGCAATTAGTGTTCAATATGGATTACAAAATGAAGAATTAGATAGCGACGGTCGAATAATAACAGCGGAATATGAACAGTTCTATTTAATATGTACCTATGTCCCTAATGCTGGTCGCAAACTGGTCACTCTCTCTAAAAGATTAAAGTGGAATGAAGAATTTCGGAATCACGTAAAATCTTTGGACAAAAAGAAACCTGTTATTATATGCGGAGATATGAATGTGGCTCATAATGAAATAggtctgtttatttatattcatattaatggcATGAAGTGAtatcgaaatttaaatgaacaGGACATATTAGACAATTTAACCTGGAAATTGTTTCAGATTTAACGAAtcctaaaacaaacaaaaagaatGCAGGTTTCACCAACGAAGAACGTTCAGGTATGACTGAGCTGCTTGGGGATGGCTTTGTTGATTTATATCGACACTACTATCCAGATAAGACTGGTGCTTACACATTTTGGAGTTACATGTTCAACAGTAGAGCGAAAAATGTTGGATGGTGAGTCAactaattcatatattattatttttccaataTATCAAGTAATTGTGTAACATAACAAGGCTCTTATGAACACACTGTTATATGCTAAGGATTAAAGTGATTATCATGAATTATagctcttaataaatatattgttgttttttttttctgtataggGTAATTTAGAATACAGTTGGATGTTGTATTTTGCagcattttttattacagcATCTGTGAAtcgttcatttttaataattatcataatttctatataaatcttatttattttaaaatatagagaCTATCAATGTACACTGGAACATAATTCAGCAATGTATCAGTTGTCAAAATAATCTGTATCAATATTGTCTTTGATCAGTTCAGCTAtttaattactgtttttttttatttcaggcgTTTGGACTACTTCATTGTATCACAGAGACTACTACCAGCACTTTGTGATACCGTGATAAGAGACAAGGTCTATGGCAGTGATCATTGTCCAATATCGCTTTTCCTCCATATCAGTAGTGCAGATAAGCCTAAAGAATAGGTGCATTAAAACTATAGAGGATTTTGatgaatattaaagaatattgaacagaaaataatccattttcataaatcaataaaattgaacGAACATTTGTAATGTGTTTAAATGATTGATTAACttcatatattacataataaattatatatgatttttgataaaaaatgatattcctaatttcttaattttctgGCACCagtgtaataaataacattaccaAAGTTAAAATTCGAGGTCAATAATCGCCtcactatatatatttagcattcATGTTGacaattcttttttcaaattatatttaatataatgaagtaataatcactttactaatattacaactaGTTTTTGAGGGATACTATTGATTTATCATAAGTTAATTTTTAGGAATGCATTTGATGCAGAATGAAAGCATATCAATAACTTTCGCATACGATTTGCATAGCGGCAACTACCGATCCTATTGTTGAGGTAATTTTCATTACaactataatatttctttaagttttACCTGTACTTGAAGCTACCAATACAATAGGAATATGGGTACAAGATTCGTAATCCAAGTTGGCCGATCTGAATTTAGATCTTGACTCCAGGCACTCTAATCTTACGAGTTTTTGACTAAATTTTGaacgtaaattatatataactaaacccgaatataattaaaattaatttatataatgattcaAAACACGAAGAACCTTTTTCggttggatgttttttttttattacaagctgatattatattttgtacgaaTAACAAaggtatttcataaataattattacccaTTACACTACTtcatgataaaattattgtatttttatttaatcgatctaatgatatttataatacaagtacCTACAAACAAAGGTCGTTAAGCCGACAGAACAAAAACCCTATATCTGGTCCATACgcaggaggaaaagaaactcCTGAGGGACCAGGGATACGGAAAAGGTGAAGGATGACCATTCACGAATCTCAGGGACAGACTTACGGCGACGTTATCATAATCCAGTCGAAGAATGTGAGACTCCGTGTACACGAAAGTGTTCCTCACGCAGTTGTGGCCGtcacctgtgtctattacacggacgatggtgACGATGCtatcggccgagcggcgggtgtttcagaaaggaccatcctagagcacacacagcctcaagacatctatacataaacgcgacatccgAGTCGTCGAGGCTGTACTCTCTCTGACCGAGCGCgaagcagggcccgctggattgcagtaaataGGATTAaaagaattacttatatattatttattatgtatttattatttgaaaatgaaaaataaagtcagttagggccacgtcttccaagaagacgacaagcttgaagtccagcgaagattgctgatgttcagtaaaaatataaaacgccaaaatgtagaaaagtaaaatgtaaaaaaggcacggaCAACTGTGAGCCcatggatgttgtaaattaaaaaaaaaaatcgttaagctaagaaaacaattttaataaaactatatttaaaatgggATTATGAAAGTGAGTTGGTATTTTCATATACGTGTCCACTTTGATTAATTGATAGGTATAGGATAAATATCACTTTATTTAATACCATGTAAGGGGGCGTTAAAGCATTACTTCAGTAATTGTATACATATCCTGTGTATAAGAGaatcattgtttttaatgaGTTACGTCGAGTTCTCGAAACGTTtcgaatatttcataaataagataaattggTCTGTCacatatataagattttattagtaatatctaTATCATAAGAAAGAGATGTACGTTCTACAAGTCCCTacttgtgtaatataataattaatacttgaaCGCCATGTAATAATGTTGACAAtgttcttacaaaaaaaaaaattatataatgtgaaaaaacaattttcataaataaaaacacgttacttcaaaaaataagtataatttatttttcttctctaTAAAATTAAGTTCAAATTTAACACATTCCACAATTTTTAAAGCGTTCAAATGATGTTTTAAAGGCATGCCGACATTAACAGTTACatcaaatttgtatatttgtcaagaaaaattatatatttaatactgacATCTCTGGACCTTTGCGGCGATGCTTCATGTGCATCTGAAAACaaccaaaaaaattaatttataattcgagCGCagtaatcaataattttatcaatattctttatttggCACGATAGGAAAAGAAAGATTTCCCTCTGGCAATGCCTTCCAAACAGAATTATGTGGTCCACGCGGAGTAATCTACATGTTTAAAAGCAGAGTTGTTCATGCTAAGACATTTAAGATATTTACTTGACTTATAAAGAAATCCTATGTTCTTCGCCCCTTGGTATAGTATTCGACtgggatataaataaaatatgtttttcctctctctaatatattatgttcataaaaataaagttaaggaGTAGGTTCTTCTCAAATGTTCAGAAAAAtggtattattttactttttaaaacaaatcaccACAATAAAGACAAAATGTACAAGGATTCCGTTATATCCATATCCAATCTTATAGAGCCTTAAGAGCGCTTATAGCAATTTCTGCTTGTCAATTTCTGTCAATTCTAAGCTTGCGTGCGCGTAACTGCGTATGCATATTTAGCTCtcaaagcttttaaaaaaatgtcgtaAAAACGGCTAATCCGGCATAAACCCTATACTTTGtagtaaattttagtttataaaaaaagtcatacaaatattcgtatatattataataaaaagtaagtttCGTTGGTATTTTTTACCGATACACATAGAAACCATTAACCTAAAGGATTtgaaacttgtttttttataaatattatgtgctATATATACGCGAACGTTAACAAATAGTTGCGCAAAAGCTTTACAAAGGAGATTTGAAAGTTAAAGATCTtcttttatacttaaattacagtttttttttatgaattgttgGAAGTTATGCAAagggtcacctgatgataacTTTTTAACAACTCCTGGCATCACTCACGCAATCCAATattgagaactaagattttatatccatTGGGTCATATGTGCACTCAGCCTTCAGACCAGTACACAACAATGAATATTGCTACTTAACAGCAAAATAGGTGATGTGGTGGTAACTACTCAGctgagcttgcacaaagtgcAACCACTAAGTAAAAATCttacacaatgaaataaatagcttattcgtttgaatgttttatgtagttaaatttaattttttacatgtaAATGACTTGGAAGTATTacctgaattatttttttaaaagcttcTCTTCGTAACAATGTATAAGCTACTTCTAGATTCCTTAAAGTACTGGTTTGAAGTTCTTTTAAGCCTGAACAGAACAAAGCAATGCCAGCCTCTAAACCAGTTCCAAAGTCACACTCGTCCATAGCTATACTTGCATAAGTTAAAACTGGCTGTAGCTCTGATAGAACTTTATCTTTTTCTGTTTGAGAGTTTGCTTCTGATaattgtttaaacattttttttattttcgctaaaataattttaaaaaaatacaccttTAGTGTTGTACATAGTATttcttaagaatttaaaaaagaaaaatattctacTGTTAGGAATACATCATCAGAGAAAAGTAGTAAATTGTCTATGGGAAAATCTTATTGTTTTATGTTgatgtataatttatgataGGTACAatctataataatgaatatgtaataaattagtagttaaaTTAGGCTAGTCTTTAATCttgtttatgttttgtttgtgATATTAATACTTCTACATAcaactacaaaatataataagaaactATTGTGTccataaaagtaaaacaatagaTGCACATAAAAAAGAATTGAAAATTAGTTCTGCTTAATTATCTActgttatcatttaaaaacttAACTGAATGCAAACacattgacaaaaaatatttggaatgaACTTATACCATACCATCACTTTCAGCTAATTTCCTGTAACCTAGCTGAGTTTTCTTATTATAAGGTACTACAATGCCAGCACTGTGAAATGATCGACATACTGTATTAGGTATTCTTTTCTTCATATTAAATTCTTCTAATGAATATTTGTGTTCCTCAGCCCAATTCTTGACGTTTTCCATCATTTTCTGACATGCTATAGAAATAAATGGCGatgttttcttttcattttgcAAAAACCAGCTAAAAGGTATATAAATGTTACTGTACAGGTTTTTATTATTCGTTAGAAtatgtaggcagactggcaa
Coding sequences:
- the LOC113397124 gene encoding DNA-(apurinic or apyrimidinic site) endonuclease, whose protein sequence is MAPRTVKAKKNADVKVSEIDAPKKGRGKAKIVEPDLDSLEIVEEKVSVSEKKNKHAKNTASDYHEEETSATNKEDKAPPAKKGRKKNVEEPNSDSNTFNGDSSAEEDSATTIDTQSEEQSESNGHIEDVPVPSTKGRKKPSKKELGEVKPKVSARSKKNTKQETVDNNKEEIIEEKPKGRGRSRKAPPKPEPDQEDDDEEEAKIEPPTIKGKKKGQQKAIQEKSSDIKKVTETKDVENENEDSNEEEKDVEEEKIEDPKKKGRKNVGKKGQTKVESEDNDEEIKEVPSSKKKKGAKKEEKSKGDLKDDSEKDEGVTETKPKSKRGQKKVVEKSVDTEEVQDTGEPTTKRRRKADDKATEDTKKKPAKSATDYQSIDFSNHSKNSQGKEWNFKIASWNVDGIRAWMGKDGLEYLKYEKPDILCLQEVKCSQEKLPEEIKNVPGYHAYWLCSDKDGYAGVGIYTTKLAISVQYGLQNEELDSDGRIITAEYEQFYLICTYVPNAGRKLVTLSKRLKWNEEFRNHVKSLDKKKPVIICGDMNVAHNEIDLTNPKTNKKNAGFTNEERSGMTELLGDGFVDLYRHYYPDKTGAYTFWSYMFNSRAKNVGWRLDYFIVSQRLLPALCDTVIRDKVYGSDHCPISLFLHISSADKPKE